From a region of the Etheostoma spectabile isolate EspeVRDwgs_2016 unplaced genomic scaffold, UIUC_Espe_1.0 scaffold00000206, whole genome shotgun sequence genome:
- the LOC116674421 gene encoding immediate early response gene 5-like protein, translated as MECVFDAQNLISISLRKIQSSRTQRGGIKLHKNLLVTYVLRNARQFYMSKNLSQTQRTHHYEDVSAVRERQDYFELTGSLTELGDDFYCNFTGVESDTWHCGAHQPNGQPAEVPHQDASACAMLSPSDSDLMVSEAGCWSCADKSSWELPILNAQANQKTVLDLDTHVVTTVTNGYFHSDCCAQSKQPQGTQCYTKKRKMDTSYHIVDPEFYLPDFGPVPFKRMRTDDDLHSDSDQLDSTNISNLISVLGSGGLSEFVSWQQTDLEQIFAAQTICLKHTLLTGSGWTRAIEAF; from the coding sequence ATGGAGTGTGTATTTGACGCACAGAATCTGATCTCCATCTCTTTGAGGAAAATCCAAAGCTCCAGGACGCAGAGAGGAGGCATCAAGCTCCACAAGAACTTACTGGTAACGTACGTTCTGAGAAACGCTAGGCAGTTTTACATGAGCAAAAACTTGTCGCAGACGCAGAGGACGCATCACTATGAGGATGTATCTGCAGTCCGTGAAAGACAAGACTATTTCGAATTGACTGGGAGCTTAACGGAGTTGGGTGATGACTTCTACTGCAACTTTACTGGGGTTGAGTCGGACACTTGGCACTGCGGAGCGCACCAGCCCAACGGCCAGCCTGCAGAGGTGCCGCACCAAGACGCGTCTGCCTGCGCAATGCTTTCACCAAGTGACTCAGACCTCATGGTTTCGGAAGCTGGATGTTGGAGTTGTGCGGACAAATCATCCTGGGAGTTACCTATCCTAAACGCGCAAGCCAACCAAAAGACTGTCCTGGACTTGGACACGCATGTGGTGACTACTGTCACGAATGGATACTTTCACTCAGACTGTTGCGCGCAGTCAAAACAGCCGCAGGGCACGCAGTGCTACACTAAGAAGCGAAAGATGGACACAAGTTATCATATAGTTGATCCAGAGTTTTATTTGCCAGACTTTGGACCAGTGCCGTTTAAAAGGATGAGGACTGATGATGATTTACATTCAGACTCGGACCAGTTGGACAGTACAAACATCTCCAACCTGATCTCAGTGTTGGGTTCAGGTGGACTATCTGAGTTTGTGAGTTGGCAGCAGACGGACCTTGAGCAAATATTCGCCGCTCAGACAATTTGTTTAAAGCATACCCTGTTAACAGGCAGCGGTTGGACCAGAGCAATCGAAGCATTTTGA
- the LOC116674420 gene encoding carnitine O-acetyltransferase: MLGVFVKAVLRPGLVKPCRLVRSVIQIPERTLVHQEGLPKLPVPPLKQTFEQYLAALEPIVSEEELEHTRQLVQEFLNGGVGERLQKGLERRARKTDNWLSEWWMQSAYLDCRMPLAVYTSPGVVLPRMHFHDRQGQMRFAAKLIAGVLAFKKMIDTDTLPIEYLSEKPLCMDQYYQILSSCRIPGPKRDTVVNHSLGKIPITHITVVHNFQFFVLDVYHSDGTPLTEDQIYMQLEKIWNSSLQTNKEPIGILTSQHRNTWGKAYNNLIKDKTNKESVRAIQKSIFTVCLDAPMPRVSDELYPSRVAAQMLHGGGARWNSGNRWFDKTIQFIVGEDGTCGLVYEHAPAEGPPIVFLIDFVVKYMRRTEIVRSPMFPLPMPLKLRFNITPEIKRDIERAKQNMNMMVHDLDVKVLMFSHFGKNVPKKHKLSPDAFVQMALQLAYFRMYNMCCATSESASLRMFKYGRTDAIRATTMDSFKFVQAMQDPAKQNVERLALLRGAIQTHKEHTYNAIYGQAIDRHLLGLRLLSIEELTSMPEIFMDTSFAVAHHYNLSTSQVGSKTDCVMCFGPMVPDGYGVCYNPMDEHINIAITAFNSCEETHAAKFAQAVEDALLDMRALLEDTATAKQ; the protein is encoded by the exons ATGTTGGGTGTTTTTGTCAAAGCCGTG CTGCGGCCTGGCCTGGTGAAGCCATGCCGCCTGGTCAGATCAGTAATACAGATCCCAGAGAGGACCCTGGTCCACCAGGAGGGTTTACCTAAGCTGCCTGTGCCACCCTTGAAGCAGACGTTTGAGCAATACCTGGCTGCTCTGGAGCCCATCGTCAGCGAGGAGGAGCTGGAACACACCCGGCAGCTGGTGCAGGAGTTCCTCAATGGTGGTGTTGGGGAAAGGCTGCAGAAAGGCCTGGAGCGACGGGCACGCAAGACAGACAACTGG CTGTCAGAATGGTGGATGCAGTCAGCCTATCTAGACTGCCGTATGCCCTTGGCGGTGTACACCAGCCCAGGGGTGGTCCTGCCTCGCATGCACTTCCACGATCGTCAAGGACAGATGAG GTTTGCTGCCAAACTGATTGCAGGAGtattggcctttaaaaaaatgattgacaC GGATACACTGCCCATAGAGTATCTGAGTGAGAAGCCGCTGTGCATGGACCAGTATTACCAGATCCTGTCCTCCTGTCGTATCCCTGGTCCAAAGAGAGATACTGTTGTGAATCACAGCCTCGGGAAAATACCTATCACTCATATCACTGTGGTCCACAACTTCCAG TTCTTTGTCTTGGATGTGTACCACAGCGATGGCACCCCGCTGACAGAAGACCAGATTTACATGCAGTTGGAGAAGATCTGGAACTCATCCTTGCAGACTAACAAGGAGCCTATTGGCATCCTCACATCACAGCACCGCAACACCTGGGGGAAAGCCTATAACAACCTCATCAAGG ATAAGACAAATAAGGAGTCAGTCCGTGCCATCCAGAAAAGTATCTTCACAGTGTGTCTGGACGCCCCGATGCCACGGGTGTCAGACGAGCTGTACCCGAGCCGCGTGGCTGCCCAGATGCTGCATGGAGGAGGAGCTCGCTGGAACAGCGGCAACCGCTGGTTTGACAAGACAATACAG TTCATCGTTGGTGAAGACGGTACATGTGGACTAGTTTATGAACATGCACCTGCCGAGGGTCCACCCATTGTGTTTCTCATTGATTTCGTTGTTAAATACAT GCGGCGAACTGAAATAGTTCGCTCTCCCATGTTTCCCCTGCCCATGCCTCTGAAACTGCGCTTTAACATTACACCTGAGATCAAGAGAGACATTGAGAGAGCCAAACAAAATATGAACAT GATGGTGCATGACTTAGATGTGAAGGTGCTTATGTTTTctcattttggaaaaaatgtgCCAAAGAAACATAAGCTGAGTCCAGATGCCTTCGTCCAAATGGCTTTGCAACTGGCCTACTTCAG GATGTATAATATGTGCTGCGCAACCTCCGAGAGCGCATCGTTACGAATGTTCAAATATGGGCGAACAGATGCAATCCGTGCAACTACTATGGACTCGTTCAAATTCGTCCAGGCAATGCAAGACCCAGCTAAACAG AACGTAGAGAGGCTGGCGCTGCTGCGGGGGGCCATTCAGACACATAAGGAGCACACGTACAAC gcAATCTATGGACAAGCCATAGACAGACACCTCCTCGGGCTAAGGTTGCTGAGTATTGAAGAGTTGACCTCCATGCCTGAGATATTCATGGATACCTCTTTTGCTGTGGCTCATCATTATAATCTCTCCACCAGCCAG GTTGGCTCCAAGACAGACTGTGTGATGTGCTTTGGTCCAATGGTGCCAGATGGCTACGGAGTGTGTTACAATCCCATGGATGAGCACATCAACATCGCCATCACGGCCTTCAACAGCTGTGAGGAGACGCACGCTGCCAAGTTTGCCCAGGCTGTAGAGGATGCTCTGTTGGACATGAGAGCTCTCCTGGAAGACACAGCTACAGCCAAGCAGTGA